A stretch of DNA from Solea solea chromosome 11, fSolSol10.1, whole genome shotgun sequence:
tctaatctttttttttttttttaaacaatgattTGTTTAACATAAATTCCACAGAATGGCACAGACCTTTTGtgttgacatcatgttttctgaTGGGACTGATGCAGCTTTGAACTGGTGTAGTTTTGTGTgtgatgacatttatttatttaattctatTGTCTATTTAGCTCTAAATAATTCTGTACAGATGACTCGTCTGTACAATCTAATATTTTGCATACGTCCTGCAGTTGTACTTTGGGTTTAGCCGAATATATGTAGTCATCTTGTAAATACTGTGGCTTCTCAaatgttttcttattattattattattattattattttttcaactattccttttaattttaatacaCAGCCCCATGTATTTTTGTGAGAAAATTAagcaactactttttttttttttttactgttatctGTTGGACTGAAGATGTTTCTTTTGAAGAAATAGTTTCTGTTGAGGCTTCAGCATTTtagttttaatcattttgatCACCTTTGTGAAATTCATGATAGTAAGTGTAGGTTGTGGGacattattttctattattattattagaactGTCAAAAATTATGCTGCACTTCTGCATATTTTGCAGTCAATTAATGAATCCAATATGAAaaattttggggaaaaaagtttAAACGTTCTTGCATCATTGTGAGAGGTATATGATTTTCTTTACCAGAATTCATGGCAAAGTATCTTAACAGTTGAGAGGTTTACACATTTTGGTGCAAAATGCACATGgtgctgcacatacagtatatatttagaTTAATTATACTTCCTCTTGAAAGCTACTGAAGCATGTAAACTCGGGCCGAACAAATTGTATAACTGTCCTTATTTGTAATAtatacacttgtttttatgttaaagAACCTAAATCTGTGATCAAGAGTTCTGACCAAACATAGGATCTGCCATGAATGGTCTAATGGAGTCTACAGTGTTTATCAGATAAGTTGGGGTTCTTGAGTGCTTGCATGGAAATAAACACATTGGCACCTGCCTCATACTGTACAACTGCTGCTGCAAGCTCTCAAGTTTGCAAACGCTATGCAAAGTGTAGTAATGAAGCAGGAAGTTCATATCATTTCTGTTACAGGATACAGATGAGTTCCACTACACTACACTTCACTGCCTGTTTTTTACAACCTATTGCACCTTCACATGTCTACCCCTACGCTCAGTTACTTATTCGTCTCTGCTCAAGTCACATCACTGCACCAGCTGCCTGTGTGACACCGCCTAACGTACGAAAGCTGTTTCTGGAGTCTTTTTTATCTGAATATTGTCAAGAAGACAATGAATAGAACAAGTTGTCCTCGTGTCAGCTTTGAATTTACGAGCAAATTCCTGCCTCCTGTTTTAATCTTAGTATTCATTGTTGGCCTGGTTGCTAATGGATGGGGACTGAAGTCATTGCTACACAACTGGAGGAAACTGGGGAACGTCAATGTGTTTGTTCTCAACCTTGGACTCGCAGATGTGTTGTATCTGCTCACACTTCCATTTTTGATGATTTACTACTTTCGAAGGAGTGAATGGATCTTTGGAGCTACATTCTGCAAGATGACAAGATTCTGCTTCAACCTGAATTTATATGGCACCATTGGATTCCTTACTTGCATTAGTGTGTACCGGTACTTGGCTATTGTTCATCCAATGAAAGTGTTCGGAAGAATAACTGTCAAGCATTCAGTCACTGTTTCAGTCCTGGTTTGGCTGTTGGTGGGTGTTCAAAGTCTTCCAGACATGTTCTACCCAAAGTCTCGAAACAATGCTTGGAATTGCTATGAGACCACCAATGATGACTTTGTCGAAGACTATCTGAAATACAGCCTTGGATGGACATTGACTGGCTTTTGTATCCCATTCCTGATCACACTGGGCTGTTATGGACATGTAATTGTCATACTCTGCTCTAGAAATACCACTGACAATGTACTGAAAGAAAAATGCTTgaagttgttgtttattttgatcCTTCTGTTCTCAATTTGTTACATTCCCTATCATTTATTCAAGAACCTAAATCTGTGGTCAAGAGTTCTGCTAAAACAGAGGATCTGCTATGAATGGTCTAATGGAGTCTACATTGCTCATCAGATAAGTCGGGGCCTTGTGTGTCTGAACAGTGCTCTCAACCCTCTGATTTACCTGCATGGAAGTAAAGATATTAGCGCACAGCTCATACAGCTGCTGCAGCGAGCTCGTCGAGCTTTCAGGCCGCTGTCAGTCACTTCTGCGCAAACTGTCAGGACGTAAATGTCATGTCTGATGAAACTTTACAACATCTGCTGCTATAACATATCTGACTGTAGAAGATCATAGTTTATATCCCTCACATTGCCAATAACATGCTCATAAAAATGCCTTAATCAGTTCTTGATGTGTGCCTGTAAAGCCTTACAAGGTGTAACAAGACCACACTTGTGGTTGTGTTGTTAATCTAGGAAGTTCACTGAGCTTTCACTTACAGTATGCAGATTGTATAAGTTTCACTTCAAGTTTTAGTTTTCAATGGTTTGTAGTTGTAAATAAacctttccccccccctccccccgaaTATAATCGGTTTATGTAAGATTCATATCTGCAAAGGAAACTCTTGGTGTCACTCATTAtatgatacaaacacacagtaagaTTTTCAATATGGGCACGACCCATTTACAGCTTACTACATGTGactattattaaaatagttttttattcTCGATGGTGAAGCTTCATCCTGAAATGTGTTAGAATTTAGAGTAATACTGTGATCTATAATGTCCAATCCATGTAAGCAGCTAATGTCGTGCATAAATGACCTTTTTTTGGATATTTCTTTTGATGTGATGAGCAATGAGCTTAACTCATTGTTCCTAACGCCCCGGTTTTGCAAGCAGACTCTTGCAGTTTGCTAATTTAGACTTGAGATGAAATTTAGACTCATTCCAAAACAACTGTTCAATTCTTTAGCTTCTCACTTGTCCTACACAGTTTGTACAACGGCATTTTACATATGTAGTAATGCATAGAATATTTTTAACTGGAGAAATCACTCGGAGACTGCAAACATCTGTCAAGGCTACTCAGTTTTCAGAAGTGTGAATACACAATACCCCCAAATTAAACCACTTCTTAATTAGGCCATGAAATAAATCCCCAGAAAATCGTTCATTTTTTGAGACGGACAGAACACTAACTTAGCTTAAAAtataacctccttggcagaggtaataaataccatcattgtttttttttttttactacttttgTGAAACAGTAAATCTGTTAAATATCATTAGCTTCTTTGGAGAATGACTTTACTAAACTTGTTATTTTCAGTTTGTTGCGATCACAAAGGCTTGGTCATTGTTTTCTCCCCTGTTATA
This window harbors:
- the LOC131468215 gene encoding P2Y purinoceptor 1-like, with product MNRTSCPRVSFEFTSKFLPPVLILVFIVGLVANGWGLKSLLHNWRKLGNVNVFVLNLGLADVLYLLTLPFLMIYYFRRSEWIFGATFCKMTRFCFNLNLYGTIGFLTCISVYRYLAIVHPMKVFGRITVKHSVTVSVLVWLLVGVQSLPDMFYPKSRNNAWNCYETTNDDFVEDYLKYSLGWTLTGFCIPFLITLGCYGHVIVILCSRNTTDNVLKEKCLKLLFILILLFSICYIPYHLFKNLNLWSRVLLKQRICYEWSNGVYIAHQISRGLVCLNSALNPLIYLHGSKDISAQLIQLLQRARRAFRPLSVTSAQTVRT